A genomic segment from Barrientosiimonas humi encodes:
- the topA gene encoding type I DNA topoisomerase, whose translation MARKLVIVESPAKAKKIGEYLGTDYTVDASVGHIRDLPTPSELPVDMKKGPYGRFSVDVDNGFDAYYVVDADKKKKVAELKRLLKDSDELFLATDEDREGEAIAWHLQEVLKPKVPVRRMVFHEITKEAIQRAVHNTRDLDDRLVDAQETRRILDRLYGYEVSPVLWRKVRNKLSAGRVQSVATRMVVERERERMAFVAASYWDVEGQFQPESAGQAFAARLTAVDGSRVAVGRDFDDAGRIKDSGLAHLDQQRATALAEAVNASRGEVTSVQEKPYTRRPSAPFTTSTLQQEASRKLRLSSKNAMRVAQRLYENGYITYMRTDSTTLSESALTAARQQARDLYGAEYVPDSPRRYEKKSKNAQEAHEAIRPAGDRFRTPAQVAGELRGEEFALYELIWKRTVASQMADARGSTATVRLRVPVQETGFAREAEFSASGTVITFRGFLAAYEEGRDATRDAAGEDQTERRLPKLSEGVGLDVLRAEADGHTTSPPPRFTEATLVKAMEERGIGRPSTYAATVGTIQDRGYVGTRGTALVPTWLAFAVTQLLEQHFPRLVDYDFTASMEEGLDEIAAGNDQRAAWLSRFYFGDEATTAEGLRAMVDNLGEIDARAISTIPIGEGVVVRVGRYGPYVEQTVPEGVDPATGEVVDAEQEAKAGDTPRRASITDDVAPDEMTVDKARELLAQADDDGRVLGQDPKTGHDIVAKSGRYGPYVTEVLPQPEQPAGETKPKKKATGPKPRTASLFKDMDLASIDLETALRLLSLPRVVGVVTEKVTGEDGAETEKQVEITAQNGRYGPYLKKGTDSRSLQTEQQLFDITLEEAQQIYAEPKRRGRAAQPPLKELGTDPASGKPVVVKDGRFGPYVTDGETNATLRKDDDPSTISPERGYELLAEKRAKGPTTRKRAAKKTTKKATKKTAAKKSTAKKSTTKTAKKA comes from the coding sequence ATGGCGCGCAAGCTGGTCATCGTCGAGTCGCCGGCGAAGGCGAAGAAGATCGGCGAGTACCTCGGCACCGACTACACCGTCGACGCCAGCGTCGGCCACATCCGTGATCTGCCGACCCCGTCCGAGCTGCCCGTCGACATGAAGAAGGGTCCCTACGGCCGGTTCTCGGTCGACGTCGACAACGGCTTCGACGCCTACTACGTCGTCGACGCCGACAAGAAGAAGAAGGTCGCCGAGCTCAAGCGGCTGCTCAAGGACTCCGACGAGCTGTTCCTCGCCACCGACGAGGACCGCGAGGGCGAGGCCATCGCGTGGCACCTGCAGGAGGTGCTCAAGCCCAAGGTCCCCGTGCGCCGCATGGTGTTCCACGAGATCACCAAGGAGGCCATCCAGCGCGCGGTGCACAACACCCGCGACCTCGACGACCGGCTGGTCGACGCGCAGGAGACCCGTCGCATCCTCGACCGGCTCTACGGCTACGAGGTCAGCCCGGTCCTGTGGCGCAAGGTGCGCAACAAGCTGTCGGCCGGCCGCGTGCAGTCGGTCGCCACGCGCATGGTGGTCGAGCGCGAGCGCGAGCGGATGGCGTTCGTCGCCGCGTCCTACTGGGACGTCGAGGGCCAGTTCCAGCCCGAGTCGGCGGGCCAGGCGTTCGCCGCGCGGCTCACCGCCGTCGACGGCAGCCGGGTCGCGGTCGGTCGCGACTTCGACGACGCCGGCCGGATCAAGGACTCCGGCCTCGCTCACCTCGACCAGCAGCGCGCCACCGCCCTCGCCGAGGCGGTCAACGCCTCGCGCGGCGAGGTCACCTCGGTCCAGGAGAAGCCCTACACCCGCCGCCCGTCGGCACCGTTCACCACGAGCACCCTGCAGCAGGAGGCGAGCCGCAAGCTGCGGCTGAGCTCCAAGAACGCGATGCGCGTCGCGCAGCGGCTGTACGAGAACGGCTACATCACCTACATGCGCACCGACTCCACGACACTGTCGGAGTCGGCCCTGACCGCCGCGCGGCAGCAGGCGCGCGACCTCTACGGCGCGGAGTACGTCCCCGACTCGCCCCGGCGCTACGAGAAGAAGTCCAAGAACGCCCAGGAGGCGCACGAGGCCATCCGCCCCGCGGGTGACCGGTTCCGCACGCCCGCCCAGGTCGCCGGTGAGCTGCGCGGCGAGGAGTTCGCGCTCTACGAGCTGATCTGGAAGCGCACCGTCGCTTCGCAGATGGCCGACGCCCGCGGCTCGACCGCGACCGTCCGGCTGCGAGTCCCGGTGCAGGAGACCGGTTTTGCCCGCGAGGCCGAGTTCAGCGCGAGCGGCACGGTCATCACCTTCCGCGGGTTCCTTGCCGCCTACGAGGAGGGGCGCGACGCCACCCGCGACGCCGCTGGCGAGGACCAGACCGAGCGGCGCCTGCCGAAGCTGAGCGAGGGCGTCGGGCTCGACGTGCTGCGCGCCGAGGCCGACGGCCACACCACCAGCCCGCCCCCGCGCTTCACCGAGGCAACCCTCGTGAAGGCGATGGAGGAGCGCGGGATCGGCCGGCCGTCGACGTACGCCGCGACCGTCGGGACCATCCAGGACCGGGGGTACGTCGGCACCCGCGGCACCGCGCTCGTGCCGACCTGGCTGGCGTTCGCCGTGACCCAGCTGCTCGAGCAGCACTTCCCGCGACTGGTCGACTACGACTTCACCGCGTCGATGGAGGAGGGCCTCGACGAGATCGCGGCGGGCAACGACCAGCGCGCCGCGTGGCTGTCCCGGTTCTACTTCGGCGACGAGGCGACGACCGCCGAGGGGCTGCGCGCCATGGTCGACAACCTCGGCGAGATCGACGCCCGCGCGATCTCGACCATCCCGATCGGCGAGGGCGTCGTCGTGCGCGTGGGCCGCTACGGGCCGTACGTCGAGCAGACCGTGCCCGAGGGCGTCGACCCCGCGACGGGCGAGGTCGTCGACGCCGAGCAGGAGGCCAAGGCGGGCGACACCCCGCGCCGCGCGAGCATCACCGACGACGTCGCCCCCGACGAGATGACCGTCGACAAGGCGCGCGAGCTGCTGGCCCAGGCCGACGACGACGGGCGGGTGCTCGGGCAGGACCCGAAGACCGGCCACGACATCGTCGCCAAGTCCGGTCGTTACGGCCCGTACGTCACCGAGGTGCTGCCGCAGCCGGAGCAGCCGGCGGGCGAGACCAAGCCGAAGAAGAAGGCGACCGGTCCCAAGCCGCGCACGGCCAGCCTGTTCAAGGACATGGACCTCGCGAGCATCGACCTGGAGACCGCGCTGCGGCTGCTGAGCCTGCCCCGCGTCGTCGGCGTGGTCACCGAGAAGGTCACCGGCGAGGACGGCGCCGAGACCGAGAAGCAGGTCGAGATCACGGCGCAGAACGGTCGCTACGGGCCGTACCTGAAGAAGGGCACCGACTCGCGCTCGCTGCAGACCGAGCAGCAGCTGTTCGACATCACGCTGGAGGAGGCGCAGCAGATCTACGCCGAGCCCAAGCGGCGTGGGCGGGCTGCGCAGCCGCCGCTGAAGGAGCTCGGCACCGACCCCGCGTCGGGCAAGCCGGTGGTGGTCAAGGACGGTCGCTTCGGGCCCTACGTCACCGACGGCGAGACCAACGCGACGCTGCGCAAGGACGACGACCCCAGCACGATCTCGCCCGAGCGGGGGTATGAGCTGCTCGCCGAGAAGCGCGCGAAGGGGCCGACCACGCGCAAGCGGGCCGCCAAGAAGACGACGAAGAAGGCCACCAAGAAGACGGCCGCGAAGAAGTCGACCGCCAAGAAGTCGACGACGAAGACGGCCAAGAAGGCCTGA
- a CDS encoding IS481 family transposase, which produces MSHANACLTPTGRLRLARCVVEDGWPLRRAADRFNVSVTTAKRWADRYRAHGKDGMQDRSSRPRSCRHQTSRRRERRVLGLRVSRRWGPARIAYHLGMNPATVHRILTRYGAVVLRWTDPATGAPVRAQRRRVLRYERDAPGELVHVDVKKLGRIPDGGGHRVLGRVVGSRNSSAHRDPNRPRKVHGRPNLGYAYLHHAMDDHSRYAYSEILADETKQTASAFMTRAIEHFTSIGVTIARVMTDNGSCYRSRDFASVLNDNAIRHKRTRPYRPQTNGKVERFNRILQEEWAYARPYASESERVAQFPQFLHTYNHHRGHTALHGATPADRVPNLAGQYT; this is translated from the coding sequence ATGTCCCACGCTAATGCCTGCCTGACTCCCACTGGGCGGCTGCGGTTGGCGCGCTGCGTCGTCGAGGACGGCTGGCCACTGCGTCGGGCGGCGGACCGGTTCAACGTGTCAGTGACCACGGCCAAGCGCTGGGCTGACCGGTACCGGGCGCACGGCAAGGACGGGATGCAGGACCGCTCCAGTCGTCCTCGGAGCTGTCGACATCAGACGAGCCGGCGTCGTGAGCGGCGCGTGCTCGGGTTGCGGGTCTCGCGCCGCTGGGGGCCGGCCAGGATCGCGTATCACCTGGGCATGAACCCGGCGACCGTGCACCGGATCCTGACCCGGTACGGCGCTGTGGTGCTGCGCTGGACCGACCCGGCGACCGGTGCCCCGGTCCGGGCCCAGCGCCGTCGGGTGCTGCGCTACGAGCGGGACGCTCCGGGGGAGCTGGTGCACGTAGACGTCAAGAAGCTCGGTCGGATCCCCGACGGTGGCGGTCATCGCGTCCTGGGCCGTGTCGTTGGCTCACGCAACAGCAGCGCGCACCGCGACCCGAACCGGCCCCGGAAGGTGCACGGGCGGCCGAACCTGGGCTACGCCTACCTGCACCACGCGATGGACGACCACTCCCGATACGCCTACAGCGAGATCTTGGCCGACGAGACCAAGCAGACGGCCTCGGCGTTCATGACCCGCGCGATCGAGCACTTCACCAGCATCGGGGTCACCATCGCCCGAGTGATGACCGACAACGGCTCCTGCTATCGCTCCCGCGACTTCGCGAGCGTGTTGAACGACAACGCGATTCGGCACAAGCGGACCCGGCCCTACCGCCCGCAGACCAACGGCAAGGTCGAACGGTTCAACCGGATCCTGCAAGAAGAATGGGCCTACGCCCGCCCCTACGCGAGCGAGTCCGAACGCGTCGCGCAGTTCCCCCAGTTCCTCCATACCTACAATCACCACCGCGGCCACACCGCGCTCCACGGCGCTACCCCCGCGGACCGTGTACCCAACCTGGCGGGTCAGTACACCTAG
- a CDS encoding serine hydrolase domain-containing protein: MAEPVETVLPETDRELTRLAADHQRQHRVPGMLAATARNGKVLWHKGIGSATLAHPGQPHDLDTQVQVASNTKTFTAVLVMQLRDEGRLHLSDTVDELIPGSRHERVTVRQLLSHTTGMQREPVGDVWDTLEFPDREQLVAGWDDAERVLPDGTYWHYSNLGYSILGEIVARLDGDSWADSLQRRLLDPLGLRRTGLVPTPPLAGRYYVAPYTDVPVEEPLVDKRATGAAGALWSTATDMAAWHAFLADPDESVLAADTIEEMSQPQVVADLRGWTLGWGLGLELVRRERQPWVGHTGGLPGSITGFFTHRESGTTGMALMNSSVAGDPAELATTLGAALLDREPPEPEPWTPGTELPDDLVPLVGRWFSEGSGFTFSVREGRLEARLDRAPADAPPSVFERTGDDAYVTVSGRERGERLVVRRAEDGSVRQLSWATYRFTREPLGFGEPTP, from the coding sequence ATGGCCGAACCCGTCGAGACCGTCCTGCCCGAGACCGACCGAGAGCTCACCCGGCTCGCCGCCGACCACCAGCGTCAGCACCGCGTCCCGGGGATGCTCGCCGCCACCGCCCGCAACGGAAAGGTGTTGTGGCACAAGGGGATCGGGTCGGCCACCCTGGCGCACCCCGGCCAGCCGCACGACCTCGACACGCAGGTGCAGGTCGCCTCCAACACCAAGACGTTCACCGCCGTGCTCGTCATGCAGCTGCGCGACGAGGGCCGGCTGCACCTGAGCGACACCGTCGACGAGCTGATCCCCGGGTCGCGGCACGAGCGGGTCACCGTGCGCCAGCTGCTGTCGCACACCACCGGCATGCAGCGGGAGCCGGTGGGCGACGTGTGGGACACCCTGGAGTTCCCCGACCGCGAGCAGCTGGTGGCCGGCTGGGACGACGCCGAGCGGGTGCTGCCCGACGGAACCTATTGGCACTACAGCAATCTCGGCTACTCGATCCTCGGCGAGATCGTCGCCCGCCTCGACGGCGACAGCTGGGCCGACAGCCTGCAGCGGCGCCTGCTCGACCCGCTCGGCCTGCGCCGGACCGGCCTCGTCCCGACCCCGCCGCTCGCGGGCCGCTACTACGTCGCGCCCTACACCGACGTCCCCGTCGAGGAGCCGCTCGTCGACAAGCGGGCCACCGGCGCGGCCGGGGCGCTGTGGAGCACCGCGACCGACATGGCCGCCTGGCACGCCTTCCTCGCAGACCCCGACGAGTCGGTGCTGGCCGCCGACACGATCGAGGAGATGAGCCAGCCGCAGGTGGTGGCCGACCTGCGCGGCTGGACCCTCGGCTGGGGCCTCGGGCTGGAGCTGGTCCGGCGCGAGCGGCAGCCCTGGGTCGGCCACACCGGCGGGCTGCCCGGCTCGATCACCGGGTTCTTCACCCATCGCGAGTCCGGCACCACCGGCATGGCGCTGATGAACTCCTCCGTCGCCGGCGACCCCGCCGAGCTCGCCACGACTCTCGGCGCCGCGCTGCTCGACCGCGAGCCGCCCGAGCCGGAGCCGTGGACCCCCGGCACCGAGCTGCCCGACGACCTGGTGCCGCTGGTCGGCCGCTGGTTCTCCGAGGGTTCCGGCTTCACCTTCTCGGTGCGCGAGGGCCGGCTCGAGGCGCGCCTGGACCGGGCGCCGGCCGACGCCCCTCCCTCGGTGTTCGAACGCACCGGCGACGACGCGTACGTCACGGTGTCCGGCCGCGAGCGCGGCGAGCGGCTGGTGGTGCGCCGGGCCGAGGACGGGTCCGTGCGCCAGCTCAGCTGGGCGACCTACCGCTTCACCCGCGAGCCGCTCGGGTTCGGCGAGCCCACGCCCTAG
- a CDS encoding polysaccharide lyase family protein codes for MALAQQPRGRRSYALPARATGDLCRVHLTWEDPGRQAASYFVHGQPHHLSGPQRMRPTSLNLLGQTGEPVFVHSGLHPAGEAWDYLVVAVDDRGEVCATSDVVGAASSVSVSVSGRPVATVGSFEGRSHGRALARFGYVRYQSTFPADVDFTHGRDEPSTAWSWLQPGPDDAWAGRRTHRFRLRFDLDHAPREDLDLAVWLADRHPTRAATAGLSINGERLEPLLFVDQADGAGGADHQVAPGHGAGPAYLERAVPATALRPGENVLEIVKDQGSWIAYDALGLFARG; via the coding sequence ATGGCCCTGGCTCAGCAGCCACGCGGTCGACGGTCGTACGCCCTGCCCGCGCGCGCGACCGGCGACCTGTGCCGCGTGCACCTGACCTGGGAGGACCCCGGGCGGCAGGCCGCCTCCTACTTCGTGCACGGGCAGCCGCACCACCTCTCGGGCCCGCAGCGGATGCGCCCGACGAGCCTCAACCTGCTCGGCCAGACCGGTGAACCGGTCTTCGTGCACAGCGGGCTGCACCCGGCCGGCGAGGCGTGGGACTACCTCGTGGTCGCGGTCGACGACCGCGGCGAGGTGTGCGCCACCAGCGACGTCGTGGGGGCCGCCTCGTCGGTCTCGGTGTCGGTGAGCGGGCGCCCGGTCGCCACCGTGGGCTCGTTCGAGGGCCGTTCGCACGGGCGGGCGCTGGCCCGGTTCGGCTACGTCCGATACCAGTCGACCTTCCCCGCCGACGTCGACTTCACCCACGGCCGCGACGAGCCGTCGACCGCCTGGAGCTGGTTGCAGCCCGGACCCGACGACGCGTGGGCCGGACGGCGCACGCACCGCTTCCGGCTGCGCTTCGACCTGGACCACGCGCCGCGCGAGGACCTCGACCTCGCCGTGTGGCTGGCGGACCGGCACCCCACGCGTGCCGCGACGGCCGGGCTGAGCATCAACGGGGAGCGGCTGGAGCCGCTGCTGTTCGTCGACCAGGCCGACGGGGCCGGCGGCGCGGACCACCAGGTGGCGCCGGGGCACGGGGCGGGGCCGGCGTACCTCGAGCGGGCGGTGCCGGCCACGGCGCTGCGGCCGGGGGAGAACGTGCTCGAGATCGTCAAGGACCAGGGGTCCTGGATCGCCTACGACGCGCTGGGGCTGTTCGCGCGGGGCTGA
- a CDS encoding MerR family transcriptional regulator, translating to MTREQDQTMSTWTVGEVARELGVTVRTLHHYDEIGLVVPSERSAAGYRLYTEPDLERLQHVVVYRRLELSLEQIRDLLQGGDAQTHLRRQREAVLARLDELAGLVTAIDNALEKTMSDQRLTHEELKELFGGEFYDHRDEAEQRWGDTDAWRESQERQKRYGRAEWTQIKAETDQLQGELARLFKAGVPATDPAATAAVEAHRQHITRWFYDCPLEMHRNLGELYVSDPRFTASYDEEYAAPGLAQWVRDAIGANADRQDAAG from the coding sequence GTGACCAGGGAGCAGGACCAGACGATGTCGACGTGGACGGTCGGTGAGGTCGCGCGCGAGCTCGGCGTGACCGTCCGCACGCTGCACCACTACGACGAGATCGGGCTCGTGGTGCCGAGCGAACGCTCGGCCGCGGGCTACCGGCTCTACACCGAGCCCGACCTCGAGCGGCTGCAGCACGTCGTCGTGTATCGCCGGCTGGAGCTGTCGCTGGAGCAGATCCGAGACCTGCTGCAGGGCGGCGACGCACAGACCCACCTGCGCCGGCAGCGCGAGGCGGTGCTGGCGCGGCTCGACGAGCTCGCCGGCCTGGTCACGGCCATCGACAACGCACTGGAGAAGACCATGAGTGACCAGCGGTTGACCCACGAGGAGCTGAAGGAGCTGTTCGGGGGCGAGTTCTACGACCACCGCGACGAGGCCGAGCAGCGCTGGGGCGACACCGACGCCTGGCGGGAGTCGCAGGAGCGGCAGAAGCGCTACGGCAGGGCCGAGTGGACCCAGATCAAGGCCGAGACCGACCAGCTGCAGGGCGAGCTCGCGCGGCTGTTCAAGGCCGGCGTCCCGGCCACCGACCCGGCCGCGACGGCCGCCGTCGAGGCGCACCGGCAGCACATCACGCGCTGGTTCTACGACTGCCCGCTCGAGATGCACCGCAACCTCGGGGAGCTCTACGTCAGCGACCCGCGGTTCACCGCGAGCTACGACGAGGAGTACGCCGCGCCCGGCCTCGCGCAGTGGGTGCGCGACGCGATCGGGGCCAACGCCGATCGGCAGGACGCGGCAGGCTGA
- the tmk gene encoding dTMP kinase, with protein MPEPAAASRGVFVVLEGGDGAGKSTQQRLLADWLAESGAEVVLTREPGGTPLGEQIRALLLHGDHVAARAEALLFAADRAHHVETVVRPALERGAVVVQDRYLDSSVAYQGAGRDLAADDVRRLSLWATHDLRPDLTVLLDVPPQVGAERRGGVHDRLEREGADFHERVRRGFLDLAEAEAHRYLVVDASLPADEIAGIVRERVAPLVGGAS; from the coding sequence ATGCCGGAGCCTGCTGCCGCCTCGCGTGGGGTGTTCGTCGTGCTCGAGGGTGGCGACGGCGCCGGCAAGTCCACCCAGCAGCGGCTGCTCGCCGACTGGCTGGCCGAGAGCGGCGCCGAGGTGGTGCTCACCCGCGAGCCCGGCGGCACCCCGCTCGGCGAGCAGATCCGCGCGCTGCTGCTGCACGGCGACCACGTCGCGGCGCGCGCCGAGGCGCTGCTGTTCGCGGCCGACCGCGCCCACCACGTCGAGACCGTGGTGCGCCCGGCGCTCGAGCGGGGCGCCGTCGTGGTCCAGGACCGCTATCTCGACTCCTCCGTCGCCTACCAGGGTGCCGGGCGCGACCTGGCGGCCGATGACGTACGCCGGTTGTCGCTGTGGGCGACGCACGACCTGCGCCCCGACCTCACCGTGCTGCTCGACGTGCCGCCGCAGGTCGGTGCCGAGCGGCGCGGCGGGGTGCACGACCGGCTCGAGCGGGAGGGGGCCGACTTCCACGAGCGGGTGCGCCGCGGCTTCCTCGACCTCGCCGAGGCCGAGGCGCACCGCTATCTCGTGGTCGACGCGTCGCTGCCGGCCGACGAGATCGCCGGGATCGTGCGCGAGCGGGTCGCCCCGCTGGTGGGGGGTGCGTCGTGA
- a CDS encoding DNA polymerase III subunit delta': MTVWRDVVGQDETVATLSAAAADPAQMTHAWLLTGPPGSGRSTAARAFAAALLCPDHGCGDCHECRTAKDGSHADVTVVATEGLSIQVKDARELARVAQHRPSVGAWRIIIIEDADRLTERAADALLKALEEPVPRTVWLLCAPSLEDVIVTIRSRSRHVRLRTPPADAVAELLVRRDDVDPAMAAYAARAAQSHVGLARRLARDEGARIRRRDTLQLAGRIGSLGDAMEAAADLASIATEESTASSAERDAAEKQRLLEQLGADPAARTQPPHIRSQVSALEKEQKTRATRFGRDVVDRSLVDLLSLYRDALVVQAGTPVELVNVDQTELLATLARSFSAEQLLACMTAIGTARERIEANVPPLLALEAMTISLRLPQRR, encoded by the coding sequence GTGACGGTCTGGCGCGACGTCGTCGGCCAGGACGAGACGGTCGCGACCCTGTCGGCGGCGGCCGCCGACCCCGCGCAGATGACGCACGCGTGGTTGCTCACCGGCCCGCCGGGGTCCGGACGCTCTACTGCCGCAAGGGCTTTCGCGGCTGCGCTGCTGTGCCCCGACCACGGCTGCGGCGACTGCCACGAGTGCCGCACCGCCAAGGACGGCAGCCACGCCGACGTCACCGTCGTGGCCACCGAGGGGCTGTCGATCCAGGTCAAGGACGCGCGCGAGCTGGCTCGGGTCGCCCAGCACCGGCCGTCCGTCGGCGCGTGGCGGATCATCATCATCGAGGACGCCGACCGGCTCACCGAGCGCGCCGCCGACGCGCTGCTCAAGGCGCTCGAGGAGCCGGTGCCGCGCACCGTGTGGCTGCTGTGCGCGCCCTCGCTCGAAGACGTCATCGTCACGATCCGCAGCCGCTCCCGGCACGTGCGGCTGCGCACCCCGCCGGCCGACGCGGTCGCCGAGCTGCTGGTGCGGCGCGACGACGTCGATCCGGCGATGGCGGCGTACGCCGCGCGCGCCGCGCAGTCGCACGTCGGCCTGGCACGTCGGCTGGCCCGCGACGAGGGGGCGCGCATCCGGCGGCGCGACACCCTGCAGCTGGCCGGGCGCATCGGCTCGCTCGGCGACGCGATGGAGGCTGCGGCCGACCTGGCCTCGATCGCCACCGAGGAGTCGACCGCGAGCTCGGCCGAGCGCGACGCGGCCGAGAAGCAGCGGCTGCTCGAGCAGCTCGGCGCCGACCCGGCCGCCCGCACCCAGCCGCCGCACATCCGCTCGCAGGTCAGCGCGCTCGAGAAGGAGCAGAAGACCCGCGCCACGCGGTTCGGGCGCGACGTCGTCGACCGGTCGCTGGTCGACCTGCTGTCGCTCTACCGCGACGCGCTCGTGGTGCAGGCCGGCACCCCGGTCGAGCTGGTCAACGTCGACCAGACCGAGCTGCTGGCCACGCTGGCGCGCTCGTTCAGCGCCGAGCAGCTGCTGGCGTGCATGACCGCGATCGGCACCGCCCGCGAGCGCATCGAGGCCAACGTGCCCCCGCTGCTCGCGCTCGAGGCGATGACGATCAGCCTGCGGCTGCCGCAGCGCCGCTAG
- a CDS encoding alpha/beta hydrolase, with protein sequence MTPTTDRRRRVRTTAAVTAAAALVLAGCTDSGSSEQSSTSVPASATKAPAPSLAKFYEQKLDWRGCEDGARCAQLEVPIDYAKPADGTIKIAVLKRAATGKRQGSLVVNPGGPGGSGVDYANAADFIVSRDVRKAYDVVGFDPRGVQRSAPITCYSDTQMDAYLAGDPTPDDPAEETAFMNGSKAFGAACKTKAPQLVGHVSTVEAAKDMDVLRAVLGSPKLDYLGKSYGTFLGATYADLFPQNVGRFVLDGVVPPDLDNSAVNRGQAEGFERATKAYVRDCISAGSCPLGGTEAAGVKRIQDFLKQLDAKPIPVTNDARVKQLTEGWASMGIAAAMYDQGSWSTLTDAFRQAFRGDGNGLMSLANSYAERDSSGSYGGNIMQVIGAVNCLDRPGSSDPKSYERDAADFSKVAPTWGKMLAWGTAGCGTWPVEATGKPKRITAEGADPILVVGTTRDPATPYEWSVRLNNMLADNRLISWDGDGHTAYMRSNQCVDDTVDAYLLEGKVPSAKDTKC encoded by the coding sequence ATGACCCCCACGACCGATCGGCGCCGCCGAGTGCGCACCACCGCAGCAGTCACGGCGGCCGCGGCCCTCGTGCTCGCGGGGTGCACCGACTCCGGCTCGTCCGAGCAGTCGTCCACGTCCGTGCCCGCCAGCGCCACCAAGGCGCCCGCGCCGTCGCTGGCGAAGTTCTACGAGCAGAAGCTGGACTGGCGCGGCTGCGAGGACGGGGCGCGGTGCGCGCAGCTGGAGGTGCCGATCGACTACGCCAAGCCTGCGGACGGCACCATCAAGATCGCGGTGCTCAAGCGGGCGGCCACCGGCAAGCGGCAGGGCTCGCTCGTCGTGAACCCCGGCGGCCCGGGCGGTTCGGGTGTCGACTACGCCAACGCGGCCGACTTCATCGTCTCGCGCGACGTGCGCAAGGCGTACGACGTCGTGGGCTTCGACCCTCGGGGCGTGCAGCGCTCGGCGCCGATCACCTGCTACTCCGACACCCAGATGGACGCCTACCTCGCGGGTGACCCGACGCCGGACGACCCGGCCGAGGAGACCGCGTTCATGAACGGCAGCAAGGCGTTCGGCGCCGCGTGCAAGACGAAGGCGCCCCAGCTCGTCGGGCACGTGTCGACGGTCGAGGCCGCCAAGGACATGGACGTGCTGCGGGCGGTGCTGGGGTCACCGAAGCTGGACTACCTGGGCAAGTCCTACGGCACCTTCCTCGGCGCGACCTACGCCGACCTGTTCCCGCAGAACGTCGGCCGGTTCGTGCTCGACGGCGTGGTGCCGCCCGACCTCGACAACAGCGCCGTGAACCGCGGTCAGGCGGAGGGGTTCGAGCGGGCGACGAAGGCGTACGTCAGGGACTGCATCTCCGCGGGCAGCTGCCCGCTGGGAGGCACCGAGGCCGCCGGCGTGAAGCGCATCCAGGACTTCCTCAAGCAGCTCGACGCCAAGCCGATCCCGGTCACGAACGACGCGCGGGTCAAGCAGCTCACCGAGGGCTGGGCGTCGATGGGCATCGCGGCGGCGATGTACGACCAGGGCAGCTGGTCGACGCTGACCGACGCGTTCCGGCAGGCGTTCCGGGGTGACGGCAACGGGTTGATGTCGCTGGCCAACAGCTATGCCGAGCGGGACAGCTCGGGCAGCTACGGCGGCAACATCATGCAGGTCATCGGCGCGGTGAACTGCCTGGACCGGCCCGGCTCGTCCGACCCCAAGTCGTACGAGCGCGACGCGGCCGACTTCAGCAAGGTCGCCCCGACCTGGGGGAAGATGCTGGCCTGGGGCACCGCCGGGTGCGGCACCTGGCCGGTGGAGGCCACGGGCAAGCCGAAGCGGATCACGGCCGAGGGCGCCGACCCGATCCTGGTGGTCGGCACCACGCGCGACCCGGCGACGCCCTACGAGTGGTCGGTCCGGCTCAACAACATGCTGGCCGACAACCGGTTGATCTCCTGGGACGGCGACGGCCACACGGCCTACATGCGCAGCAACCAGTGCGTCGACGACACGGTCGATGCCTACCTGCTCGAGGGCAAGGTGCCGAGCGCGAAGGACACCAAGTGCTGA
- a CDS encoding SRPBCC family protein encodes MPQVVASTWVPVSPAVAFAVSQTTGDVRLSWDPFIRHQELLDAKRPGKGVRTLTRARVGPSMVSRYVSYRPPSSVGMTMETGPWFFASFGGGWRFTPEVRGGVDGTLAVWKYTYAIKPALLAPVAEPIGQQVLGREIRARIAAFARACEDPAVLDAALGPET; translated from the coding sequence GTGCCTCAGGTCGTGGCCTCGACGTGGGTGCCGGTGAGTCCCGCGGTCGCGTTCGCGGTGAGTCAGACCACCGGCGACGTACGCCTGAGCTGGGACCCGTTCATCCGTCACCAGGAGCTGCTCGACGCCAAGCGGCCCGGCAAGGGCGTGCGCACCCTCACCCGGGCGCGCGTCGGGCCGTCGATGGTCAGCCGCTACGTGTCCTACCGCCCGCCGTCGTCGGTCGGGATGACCATGGAGACCGGGCCGTGGTTCTTCGCGAGCTTCGGCGGCGGCTGGCGCTTCACCCCCGAGGTGCGCGGCGGCGTCGACGGCACGCTCGCGGTCTGGAAGTACACCTACGCCATCAAGCCCGCCCTGCTCGCCCCCGTCGCCGAACCCATCGGCCAGCAGGTGCTCGGCCGCGAGATCCGCGCCCGCATCGCCGCGTTCGCCCGCGCCTGCGAGGACCCCGCGGTGCTCGACGCCGCGCTCGGCCCGGAGACCTGA